In Ruminiclostridium papyrosolvens DSM 2782, the following proteins share a genomic window:
- the arcA gene encoding arginine deiminase, which translates to MSSETHNISVYSEIGKLKSVLLHCPGEEVENIVPDYLRRLLFDEIIYLEQARREHNQFADILRNEGVEVIYLTDLMAEILINPDIRREFLKELMVEGKAVTEGLQEAILEYLDDFSPKELISKCIAGIKQEDLKHIKPKELGDMVKNAYPFYLDPIPNLYFQRDPFAAIGRGISLNVMANETRNRETLFAKYIFNYHPGFKNIPRWYNRDKTHPIEGGDILVLSEKVLAIGISDRTSPVAVERLAYNLLSSREPIDTVLAFDIPKTRAYMHLDTVFTMVDYDQFTIFPGIEDPLDVYSITRGEKNQLKIKYEHKDLSHVLKEYLKLPAVNLIRCGDGDPIAASREQWSDGSNTLAVSPGKVVCYNRNIVTNNALRKNHIEVLEFDSYELSRGRGGPRCMSMPLYRESI; encoded by the coding sequence ATGTCTTCAGAAACTCACAACATTAGTGTTTATAGTGAAATAGGAAAACTAAAATCTGTACTTCTCCACTGTCCCGGTGAAGAGGTAGAAAATATCGTTCCTGATTATCTTAGAAGGCTCCTTTTTGACGAAATAATATATCTGGAGCAAGCAAGAAGAGAACATAACCAATTTGCAGACATACTCAGAAATGAAGGTGTGGAAGTTATATATCTTACGGATTTAATGGCAGAAATACTGATAAATCCGGATATCAGAAGAGAATTTCTAAAAGAGCTTATGGTAGAGGGCAAGGCTGTTACAGAAGGCCTTCAGGAGGCAATATTGGAATATCTGGATGATTTCTCCCCAAAAGAACTCATAAGCAAATGTATAGCGGGGATAAAACAGGAGGATCTGAAACATATAAAACCAAAAGAATTAGGTGATATGGTTAAGAATGCTTATCCTTTTTATCTTGATCCTATACCAAATTTATATTTTCAACGAGATCCTTTTGCAGCAATCGGAAGAGGTATTTCTCTGAATGTAATGGCAAATGAAACACGCAACAGAGAAACACTTTTTGCAAAATATATTTTTAATTACCATCCCGGATTTAAAAATATACCCAGATGGTATAACAGAGATAAGACACACCCAATAGAGGGAGGAGATATACTTGTTCTGTCGGAAAAGGTTCTGGCTATAGGAATAAGTGACAGAACTAGTCCTGTAGCAGTTGAAAGACTGGCATATAATCTTCTCAGTTCAAGGGAGCCAATTGATACAGTACTGGCATTTGACATTCCCAAAACAAGGGCATACATGCATTTAGACACGGTATTTACCATGGTTGATTACGACCAGTTCACTATATTTCCCGGGATAGAAGACCCTCTTGATGTTTACAGTATAACAAGAGGAGAAAAAAATCAGTTAAAAATAAAATACGAGCACAAGGATTTATCCCATGTATTGAAAGAGTATTTAAAGCTGCCTGCTGTGAATCTTATAAGATGCGGAGATGGAGACCCTATTGCCGCCAGTCGTGAGCAGTGGAGTGATGGAAGTAACACTTTGGCTGTATCTCCGGGCAAGGTCGTATGCTATAACCGAAACATTGTAACCAACAACGCTTTAAGAAAAAACCACATTGAAGTACTGGAGTTTGATTCCTATGAGTTGTCCAGAGGCAGAGGAGGGCCAAGGTGTATGAGTATGCCCTTGTATCGGGAATCAATATAG
- a CDS encoding MASE3 domain-containing sensor histidine kinase produces the protein MKLARNFNVQGISAKTKHLRKESIFQLFLFAVFLIFLYLIRYSYHLLFHTSAELFVCGISFALFFVSLNTNSMLKNKFIVFLGIGYFFIGIIDMFHIFVYSGVSIIFYNGDQSKVVQFWMSGRYMTAITLLGSTLLLYKNLKKFRTCVIFIAYFLASCGIIASILYFNVFPDCYKIGHGLTRFKIISEFVITIIILIVAILYFKKRKNIDSKLFFNMECHLVLMAISELMFTYFFNPSDWTNVWSHIVRVLSYFFLYKAIIETGLKRPYNILYDKINNIDNQLKQEQQQRMMIEDMLVKNDRCYELIINNSSDAIIVTSEGKLIFANDRAEKIFGIYTSGELIGMELLSFVHPDDRILVRKHMEMSCLGQASPVQYEYKIMSHKGRIIDLESTSDILVYQGKLSNISILKDISSRKQISKLKSDIRDNERVLNETIEYNKLLTEFFSNISHELKTPLNVILGAIQILNLPHDFELPQPFEENLNKYHRVMKQNCYRLLRLVNNLIDLSKFDSGFLKLNLSNQNIVSVVEEITLSVADYVESRGLSITFDTDCEEKIIAVDADKIERIILNLLSNSIKFTDKDGSILISISDKGEMVSISVRDTGIGIPKDKLETIFERFGQVDKTLTRNREGSGIGLSLVKTLVEMHGGVIKISSMEGKGSEVYIELPVKVLDDEASANRAVVSRTNVENINVEFSDIYS, from the coding sequence ATGAAATTAGCCAGGAATTTTAATGTTCAAGGAATCAGTGCAAAAACTAAGCATTTGAGGAAAGAATCAATCTTTCAATTATTCCTTTTTGCTGTATTCTTAATATTTCTTTATTTAATACGGTATTCCTACCATTTATTATTTCATACTTCTGCAGAGTTGTTTGTTTGTGGAATATCATTTGCATTGTTTTTTGTTTCACTTAATACAAACAGCATGTTAAAAAACAAATTTATTGTATTTTTAGGCATAGGGTATTTCTTTATTGGTATTATTGATATGTTTCATATATTTGTGTATTCAGGAGTATCAATAATATTTTATAACGGCGACCAAAGCAAGGTTGTACAGTTCTGGATGTCAGGAAGGTATATGACGGCAATTACACTTCTGGGGTCAACTTTGCTCCTTTATAAAAATTTAAAGAAGTTCAGAACCTGTGTGATATTTATAGCATACTTCCTGGCTAGCTGTGGAATTATTGCTTCAATACTCTATTTTAACGTGTTTCCCGATTGTTATAAAATAGGTCATGGGCTTACGCGATTTAAAATAATTAGTGAATTTGTAATTACCATAATAATTTTGATAGTTGCCATATTGTACTTTAAAAAGAGAAAAAACATTGATTCTAAGCTTTTCTTTAATATGGAGTGCCATTTAGTTTTAATGGCCATTTCCGAATTGATGTTCACCTATTTTTTCAACCCCTCGGACTGGACAAATGTCTGGTCTCACATAGTACGGGTATTGTCTTATTTCTTTCTTTATAAGGCAATTATTGAGACAGGGCTAAAACGACCCTACAACATATTATATGATAAAATAAATAATATTGATAATCAATTAAAACAAGAACAGCAGCAGCGAATGATGATAGAAGATATGCTCGTCAAAAATGACAGATGCTACGAGCTTATAATAAATAATTCAAGCGATGCCATAATAGTAACCAGTGAAGGTAAGTTGATTTTTGCAAATGACCGGGCAGAAAAGATTTTTGGTATTTATACTTCAGGTGAGTTAATTGGGATGGAGCTGTTGAGCTTTGTTCATCCGGATGACAGAATACTTGTCAGGAAACACATGGAGATGTCTTGCCTGGGACAAGCTTCCCCGGTTCAATATGAATATAAAATAATGTCACACAAAGGGCGCATAATTGACCTTGAGTCCACCAGCGATATATTGGTATATCAGGGCAAACTTTCAAATATCAGTATACTAAAGGATATTAGCTCAAGAAAGCAGATTAGCAAGCTTAAAAGCGATATAAGGGACAATGAGAGGGTACTAAATGAGACGATAGAATATAATAAGCTGCTAACAGAGTTTTTCTCCAATATTTCACATGAACTTAAAACTCCATTAAACGTTATTCTGGGGGCGATACAGATTTTAAATCTACCCCACGATTTTGAGCTGCCCCAACCCTTTGAAGAAAATCTGAATAAATATCATAGAGTGATGAAGCAAAATTGCTATAGACTTCTAAGACTTGTAAATAATTTAATTGACCTGTCAAAATTTGATTCCGGGTTTTTAAAGTTGAACCTGTCCAATCAGAATATAGTAAGTGTAGTTGAAGAAATTACCCTTTCCGTTGCAGATTATGTTGAGAGCCGTGGACTTAGTATTACCTTTGACACTGATTGCGAAGAAAAAATAATTGCAGTTGATGCCGATAAAATAGAAAGAATTATACTTAACCTCCTTTCAAATTCTATAAAGTTTACTGATAAGGATGGGAGTATTTTAATAAGCATCAGCGACAAGGGCGAGATGGTTTCTATATCTGTCAGGGACACAGGCATAGGTATACCAAAGGATAAGCTTGAGACGATTTTTGAAAGGTTTGGACAGGTTGACAAAACACTGACAAGAAACAGGGAAGGCAGCGGTATAGGGTTATCTCTTGTTAAAACCCTTGTGGAGATGCATGGAGGTGTTATTAAAATAAGCAGTATGGAAGGTAAGGGCAGCGAAGTTTACATTGAACTTCCGGTAAAGGTACTCGATGATGAAGCTTCTGCTAACAGAGCTGTTGTCAGCAGAACAAACGTTGAAAACATAAATGTTGAGTTTTCAGATATATATTCTTAA
- a CDS encoding MATE family efflux transporter codes for MSINYVQDMTEGNEVKLLIKFSLPMLIGNIFQQFYNLIDSVIVGKYVGANALAAVGATASLNFLTFSICLGLSIGIGIIISQYFGAKKEEEVKSAIANAVYVIAVSGIIMSLVTCLLARPILELMKTPPEIIDDSVTFLRITAGGMIAVAAYNATAGILRALGDSRTPLLFLILSCGVNVGLDLLLVLKFGFGVAGTACATVISQAIAALGCIIFALSTNSYFKLKKEHMRINWAIVKKCFKIGIPVALQNSMIAISLVALQSVVNGFGKVAVAAYTATSRVEQLIGQPYNSLGAAMSTFAGQNMGAGKLERVRRGYHKSIIIVAVLSLTALLAAQFGGHAIMSVFVKESAVIELGAKAIKITSCMYFALGLIYITRGVLNGTGDAFYSMINGIVEVVGRIGFSTGLAMIPTIGVWSVWTTTGLTWGITAIASIIRYRQGKWEHKSLVKAES; via the coding sequence ATGTCAATAAACTACGTGCAGGATATGACAGAAGGAAATGAAGTCAAGCTTCTGATAAAGTTTTCATTACCAATGCTTATCGGTAATATCTTTCAACAATTTTACAACTTAATTGATTCGGTTATTGTAGGAAAGTATGTAGGTGCTAATGCACTTGCGGCGGTGGGAGCTACAGCCTCACTGAATTTTCTGACATTTTCCATTTGCTTGGGATTGTCTATTGGAATAGGTATAATAATTTCACAGTATTTTGGTGCAAAAAAAGAAGAAGAAGTAAAAAGTGCTATAGCAAATGCGGTATATGTAATAGCTGTGTCAGGAATAATTATGAGCTTAGTAACCTGCTTGTTAGCCCGACCTATACTGGAGCTGATGAAAACGCCTCCTGAAATTATAGATGACTCAGTGACGTTTCTGAGAATAACAGCAGGAGGTATGATTGCAGTAGCGGCGTATAACGCAACAGCGGGCATATTAAGGGCGTTAGGGGATTCAAGGACACCCTTGTTATTTTTGATATTATCTTGTGGAGTAAATGTAGGTCTGGACTTATTACTTGTGCTGAAGTTCGGCTTTGGAGTGGCGGGAACAGCCTGTGCCACAGTTATCTCTCAGGCTATTGCTGCTTTGGGCTGCATTATCTTTGCTTTATCCACAAATTCGTATTTTAAATTAAAAAAAGAGCATATGAGAATTAATTGGGCTATTGTAAAAAAATGTTTCAAAATCGGAATTCCGGTTGCACTGCAAAACTCAATGATTGCTATTTCATTGGTAGCATTGCAGAGTGTTGTAAACGGATTCGGAAAGGTTGCGGTTGCTGCATATACAGCAACCAGCAGAGTAGAACAGCTAATAGGACAGCCTTATAATTCTTTGGGAGCAGCCATGTCAACATTTGCGGGACAGAATATGGGGGCAGGTAAGCTGGAGAGGGTCAGAAGGGGTTATCATAAGAGCATAATAATAGTTGCGGTATTGAGTCTGACCGCACTGTTGGCAGCCCAGTTCGGAGGACATGCAATTATGAGTGTATTTGTTAAAGAATCGGCCGTTATAGAGCTTGGTGCCAAAGCAATAAAAATTACAAGCTGTATGTATTTTGCGCTGGGCCTGATATATATTACAAGAGGTGTTTTAAACGGTACCGGCGATGCTTTCTATTCTATGATAAACGGCATTGTCGAGGTTGTGGGTAGAATTGGGTTTTCAACAGGGTTGGCAATGATTCCGACTATCGGAGTGTGGAGTGTGTGGACTACTACAGGTTTAACATGGGGTATTACGGCAATTGCAAGTATAATAAGATACAGGCAGGGCAAATGGGAACATAAATCCTTAGTAAAGGCTGAGAGCTAA
- a CDS encoding methyl-accepting chemotaxis protein: MKETKFKLKSIRSKLLISLISICLVPLVALGLTSYYQSKSILVDKLENTSSQILREVNRGIDKELTAKGNNVLMLSNNLNFINIKSNPELLPHVMDSIKGVMESNQNVQNVYMGTANKDFYCYPKLEVPAGFDPTSRPWYKEALNNKGKVVYGEPYVSISGGTVVVSISKTVEKDGQIVGVVSMDIDLSSLSKDLDQIKIGNKGYASLLDKKGIILANPDTKIIGTDTFTKLPVWNEVKSKGTGFTSYEYEGKVKYAVYSKSPLTGWIMLGSMEVDELAKDTRVMLNMLLIFLVLAVLAASVLSVLISNSVSSNVKKIKNVMEKASKGDFTETVQVNTHDEIGYLAKDFNTMILNMANMIKNVEMSSQTVLDTSGNLSSMTEQTTASVGQVSKAIDEISQGAAVQASSTQEAASEMEELSVGLEQISNSTAEMNNISENTRVLSNKGLEIVKFLMNKSEETKRTTQTVSEIVDDMSKSTEEINKISDTINQITEQTNLLSLNASIEAARAGESGRGFAVVADEIRKLAERSKSSTGEIKRIVEVIKGKSSTAVNAMEQAKSIVNDQDQTVEETIEIFNKIYSSINDLMNMVYSVKEQVLNINHQKTEVTRQIENISSTSQETAAASQEVSASAEEINATMDEFNNYVMGLQNLAERLNGELRKFKLN; the protein is encoded by the coding sequence ATGAAAGAGACAAAATTTAAATTGAAAAGCATTAGAAGTAAATTACTTATTAGCCTGATTAGTATATGTTTAGTACCATTAGTTGCACTTGGTTTAACATCTTATTATCAATCCAAATCAATATTGGTGGATAAATTAGAAAATACAAGCTCACAAATACTTAGAGAGGTAAACAGAGGTATCGATAAAGAGCTTACGGCAAAGGGCAACAATGTGTTAATGCTTAGTAATAATTTAAATTTCATAAATATAAAAAGTAACCCTGAGTTACTTCCCCATGTTATGGATTCCATCAAAGGAGTAATGGAAAGTAACCAAAATGTACAAAATGTATATATGGGTACGGCAAACAAGGACTTTTACTGTTATCCCAAATTGGAAGTACCGGCAGGATTTGACCCTACATCAAGACCCTGGTATAAGGAAGCTTTAAATAATAAGGGTAAGGTAGTATATGGTGAACCGTATGTATCTATATCAGGGGGAACTGTTGTTGTATCTATTTCTAAAACAGTAGAAAAAGATGGTCAGATAGTTGGAGTAGTTAGCATGGACATAGATTTAAGTTCACTTTCCAAAGACCTTGACCAAATAAAGATTGGGAACAAAGGATACGCTTCGCTTCTTGATAAGAAGGGCATAATACTTGCTAACCCTGACACAAAAATTATTGGTACGGATACCTTTACTAAACTACCTGTATGGAATGAGGTAAAAAGCAAAGGAACAGGTTTTACTTCTTATGAATATGAGGGAAAGGTAAAATATGCTGTCTATTCAAAAAGTCCTTTAACCGGATGGATTATGCTAGGCTCTATGGAAGTAGATGAACTGGCCAAAGACACCAGAGTTATGTTAAACATGCTTTTAATATTTTTAGTATTAGCGGTTTTAGCAGCGTCGGTGCTGTCTGTATTAATTTCCAATTCAGTGTCTTCAAATGTTAAAAAGATTAAAAATGTTATGGAAAAGGCTTCTAAGGGAGATTTCACCGAGACTGTACAGGTTAATACTCACGATGAGATAGGCTATTTGGCAAAAGACTTTAATACCATGATATTAAACATGGCTAATATGATTAAAAACGTTGAAATGTCATCCCAGACAGTTCTTGATACCTCAGGTAATTTATCCTCTATGACGGAGCAGACAACTGCTTCCGTGGGTCAGGTATCCAAAGCTATAGATGAAATATCACAGGGAGCAGCAGTTCAAGCTTCCAGTACACAGGAGGCAGCTTCTGAAATGGAAGAGCTGTCAGTGGGATTAGAGCAGATATCAAACTCAACTGCTGAAATGAATAATATTTCTGAGAACACCAGAGTTTTAAGCAATAAGGGCTTGGAGATAGTTAAGTTCCTTATGAATAAATCGGAAGAAACTAAGAGAACTACCCAAACCGTAAGTGAAATAGTAGATGACATGAGCAAGAGTACTGAGGAGATTAATAAGATTTCGGATACCATTAACCAAATTACCGAGCAAACCAATCTGCTGTCCCTTAATGCAAGTATTGAAGCTGCCAGAGCAGGAGAGTCCGGGAGAGGTTTCGCTGTAGTGGCAGATGAAATCAGAAAACTTGCTGAACGGTCCAAGAGCTCAACAGGTGAAATAAAAAGAATAGTCGAAGTAATCAAGGGGAAATCATCCACAGCAGTAAACGCTATGGAACAGGCCAAAAGTATTGTTAATGACCAAGACCAGACTGTAGAAGAAACTATTGAAATTTTTAATAAGATATATTCATCCATAAACGATTTGATGAATATGGTCTATAGCGTGAAGGAACAAGTATTAAATATTAATCATCAAAAAACTGAAGTTACCAGACAAATTGAAAACATTTCTTCAACCTCACAGGAGACAGCTGCAGCTTCGCAGGAGGTCTCTGCCTCAGCAGAAGAAATAAATGCTACTATGGACGAATTTAATAACTATGTAATGGGGCTTCAAAATTTAGCAGAGAGACTAAATGGGGAACTCCGCAAGTTCAAACTGAATTAA
- a CDS encoding ABC transporter permease: protein MKVFGTMLKTELKLSLRGMDMFIFAICMPVLVTVILGVIYGNKPAFPGAGYTFMQQSFSAVSTIAICAGGAMGLPLVLSEYRHRKILKRFKVTPVSPIMILAVEGVVYALYSIASLVLVYLTSRIFFNFQFKGSWINFFGAYALVMISMFSIGFMVGGIAKNTKIAGVIASILYFPMLIFSGGTLPYEVMPTVLQRVADIFPLTQGIKLLKSASLNLSINNVLVPICVISVLTVVCSWIAVRFFKWE from the coding sequence ATGAAAGTATTTGGAACAATGCTGAAAACTGAACTAAAGTTATCACTAAGAGGAATGGATATGTTCATCTTTGCAATCTGTATGCCTGTGTTAGTAACAGTTATTTTGGGTGTTATTTACGGCAATAAGCCGGCATTTCCCGGAGCAGGTTATACATTTATGCAGCAATCCTTTTCAGCCGTGTCAACCATTGCAATATGTGCCGGGGGTGCTATGGGCTTACCCTTAGTACTGTCTGAGTATCGTCACAGAAAGATTTTGAAACGATTCAAAGTAACACCTGTCAGCCCAATAATGATTTTGGCAGTTGAAGGAGTTGTATATGCCCTATATTCTATCGCTTCACTGGTGCTTGTTTATTTGACGTCCAGAATATTTTTCAATTTTCAATTCAAGGGTTCATGGATAAATTTCTTTGGAGCATATGCATTAGTTATGATATCAATGTTCAGTATTGGATTTATGGTGGGAGGAATAGCGAAAAATACTAAAATAGCAGGCGTAATTGCAAGTATTCTATATTTTCCTATGCTTATTTTCTCAGGAGGAACATTACCATATGAAGTTATGCCCACGGTACTTCAAAGGGTGGCAGATATATTTCCATTAACTCAGGGAATAAAACTTTTAAAGAGTGCATCACTAAATTTAAGTATAAACAATGTTCTGGTACCTATTTGTGTAATCAGTGTACTTACAGTAGTTTGTAGCTGGATAGCTGTCAGGTTTTTCAAGTGGGAGTAA
- a CDS encoding ABC transporter ATP-binding protein, producing MEVIKVQKLFKSYGEVEVIKDISLSVKKGEVFGLLGANGAGKSTTIECILGTKNFDSGQVSVLGMNPQKERKQLFQKVGVQFQESNYQEKITVKELCEITQVLYKNPLDYNKLLLNFNLQDKVKKPVNELSGGEKQRLFIILALIPNPEAVFLDELTTGLDVRARRYVWNCLLSLKKQGLTIFLTSHFMDEVEVLCDKICILKNGVIHFYGTVAEAVARSPYEKFEDAYLWHADGEELQDESIWNNAEN from the coding sequence ATGGAAGTGATAAAAGTTCAGAAGCTATTTAAGTCATATGGTGAGGTTGAGGTGATAAAAGATATTAGCTTATCGGTGAAGAAGGGCGAGGTCTTCGGGCTACTTGGGGCCAATGGTGCAGGAAAGAGCACCACTATTGAATGTATTCTAGGCACAAAGAATTTTGATAGCGGGCAGGTATCTGTCTTGGGTATGAATCCTCAAAAGGAAAGAAAACAGCTATTTCAGAAAGTCGGAGTTCAGTTTCAGGAATCTAATTATCAGGAAAAAATTACAGTTAAAGAGTTATGTGAAATAACACAAGTTCTCTATAAAAATCCCTTAGATTACAATAAATTATTATTGAATTTTAATCTCCAGGATAAGGTTAAAAAACCTGTAAACGAACTATCCGGAGGAGAAAAACAACGATTATTCATTATATTGGCGTTAATTCCTAATCCGGAGGCAGTATTTCTGGATGAGCTTACAACGGGACTGGACGTAAGAGCCAGAAGGTATGTGTGGAATTGCTTGTTGAGTTTAAAGAAGCAAGGACTCACAATATTTTTAACATCACATTTTATGGATGAAGTTGAAGTTCTATGCGATAAAATATGTATATTAAAAAACGGTGTAATACATTTTTACGGGACTGTAGCAGAAGCAGTAGCAAGGAGTCCATACGAAAAATTTGAGGATGCTTACTTATGGCATGCAGATGGGGAGGAATTACAGGATGAAAGTATTTGGAACAATGCTGAAAACTGA
- a CDS encoding MerR family transcriptional regulator — MYKIYKTAELAKRVGVHSNTVRLYEKLKLIPEADRLPNGYRVFTDYHLEQFKLARIAFKVEVLQNGLRKKIIDVVKLSAEGELEEAINCTNEYINQIKQEQRNAEEAIELSKKLLSDIASEENNILFTRKQTADYIKVTMDTLRNWEMNGLLNVKRKKNGYRVYTDSDINRLKIIRTLRCANYSLSAILRTLTAVSESKEIDIREVINKPKKDEEIITACDKLLTSLSDAEKSANRILLQLEYMKNHFNSNATL; from the coding sequence ATGTATAAAATATATAAGACAGCAGAATTAGCTAAAAGAGTCGGGGTACATTCCAACACCGTACGTCTTTATGAAAAGCTTAAATTAATACCTGAGGCTGATAGATTGCCAAATGGGTATAGAGTATTTACTGACTATCATTTAGAGCAATTTAAACTTGCCAGAATTGCCTTTAAAGTGGAGGTTCTGCAAAATGGGCTTCGAAAGAAGATAATTGATGTTGTTAAGTTATCTGCCGAGGGAGAGCTTGAAGAAGCAATTAATTGTACAAATGAATATATAAATCAGATAAAACAAGAGCAGAGAAATGCGGAAGAAGCCATTGAACTTTCAAAGAAGCTGTTATCTGATATAGCTTCTGAAGAGAACAACATATTGTTTACAAGAAAGCAAACTGCGGACTATATAAAAGTCACAATGGACACATTAAGAAATTGGGAGATGAATGGTTTACTTAATGTAAAAAGAAAGAAGAACGGATACAGGGTTTATACGGACAGTGATATTAACAGATTAAAGATAATACGTACTTTGCGCTGTGCTAACTATTCTCTTTCAGCAATTCTAAGAACGCTGACTGCCGTATCAGAAAGTAAGGAAATTGATATTAGAGAGGTAATCAATAAGCCCAAAAAAGATGAGGAAATTATTACAGCATGTGACAAGCTCCTTACTTCACTAAGTGATGCAGAAAAAAGTGCAAATCGTATATTGCTGCAATTAGAATATATGAAAAACCATTTTAATTCAAACGCTACACTTTAA
- a CDS encoding AraC family transcriptional regulator — MDWLVKMNSAIDYIETNLAGEIDINIVAMKACCSSYNFQRMFSFITDITLAEYIRRRRLTQAALELQNSDMKVIDVAVKYGYDTAASFARAFKTLHGLTPAEAKREGVKLKAYPKISFQISIKGEKEMDYRIETKEAFNIFGIETNCSLKGEEGFLTPGQLWQQCHSNGEYERLYSNAGDLPSFVSQDLCKLHAVENYRKSEENTFPYMLCAFVSKNSKTDGYKTVHIPAQTYAIFPSEGFKWDDDFYKVLTDLQKRFFSEWLPTAEYERAEGANFEIYGGTEEYGYIELWYPVVKK; from the coding sequence ATGGATTGGCTAGTTAAAATGAACTCAGCAATTGACTATATAGAGACAAATTTAGCAGGTGAAATTGATATTAATATAGTCGCCATGAAGGCTTGTTGCTCATCTTACAATTTTCAACGTATGTTTTCATTTATAACAGATATTACATTGGCCGAATACATTCGTAGAAGAAGATTGACACAAGCTGCACTGGAATTGCAAAACTCTGATATGAAAGTTATTGATGTGGCAGTAAAATATGGATACGATACTGCGGCATCATTTGCGAGAGCATTCAAAACACTTCATGGGTTAACACCGGCAGAGGCAAAAAGAGAAGGCGTAAAGTTAAAGGCCTATCCTAAAATTTCCTTTCAAATTTCAATAAAAGGAGAAAAGGAAATGGATTACAGGATTGAAACAAAAGAAGCTTTTAATATTTTTGGGATTGAAACAAACTGTTCTTTAAAAGGAGAAGAAGGTTTTCTGACCCCCGGGCAACTATGGCAGCAATGTCATAGTAATGGGGAGTACGAAAGACTTTATTCAAATGCGGGCGATTTACCAAGCTTTGTATCGCAGGACTTGTGCAAACTTCATGCAGTTGAAAACTATAGGAAATCGGAAGAAAACACGTTCCCTTATATGCTGTGCGCGTTTGTATCAAAGAATAGTAAAACAGATGGCTATAAAACAGTTCATATTCCTGCACAAACATATGCAATATTTCCATCTGAAGGGTTTAAATGGGATGATGACTTTTATAAGGTTCTCACTGATTTACAAAAGAGATTTTTCAGTGAATGGTTGCCTACGGCAGAATATGAAAGGGCAGAAGGTGCAAATTTTGAGATTTACGGGGGTACTGAAGAATATGGCTATATTGAATTGTGGTATCCGGTTGTAAAGAAATAA
- the rlmH gene encoding 23S rRNA (pseudouridine(1915)-N(3))-methyltransferase RlmH: MKITIAAVGKLKEKYLKEAISEYSKRLSRFSEVEIIEVDDEYAPDTLSEAQESQVKKKEADKLLKRVKQGSYVILLDLAGEQTTSSGLSGKIENIMLSGNSHITFIIGGSLGLDQSLINIADYRLCLSKMTFPHQLARVILMEQVYRAFKIIKNETYHK; this comes from the coding sequence ATGAAAATTACAATAGCGGCTGTAGGAAAACTAAAAGAAAAGTATTTGAAAGAAGCGATTTCAGAGTATTCAAAAAGATTATCCCGCTTCTCGGAAGTGGAAATTATAGAAGTTGATGATGAGTACGCACCGGATACTCTCAGTGAGGCACAGGAAAGCCAAGTCAAAAAGAAGGAAGCGGATAAGCTGCTAAAGAGAGTTAAACAGGGAAGCTACGTTATATTATTGGATTTGGCAGGAGAACAGACAACTTCTTCAGGCTTGTCAGGCAAGATTGAAAATATTATGCTTTCGGGGAACTCACACATAACATTTATAATTGGCGGCTCACTTGGACTGGATCAAAGTCTCATAAATATTGCCGACTACAGGCTTTGTCTTTCAAAAATGACCTTCCCCCACCAACTGGCCAGAGTAATACTTATGGAGCAGGTGTACAGGGCTTTTAAGATAATTAAGAATGAGACTTACCATAAATGA